The following nucleotide sequence is from Oceaniferula flava.
AACGAGAGATCCAAGGTCGCCTCCTGCACAGCGGCGGCAAGCATCTCGGGGACTTCCTGCTTTTCCGCCAGGCCGACATATTGACAGTAATCAGCCACGCTGCGCACCACCGAAGCACTGGCGTGCCCACCTGCATTCTCCCCTCCCATGCCATCAGCCAGCACAGTGAGGAGCATCTCTACGCGCCCACCATCAGCTTCTACCAGCAAGGTGAACCCTTGTGCGTCTTCTTGGTAAACTCGGTCGCCTTGAATTTGAACTCCGGCGAAATCTTGATCAGCTTTTAGCATGCAAATGAAATTTTTTTATCAAACAATCATGGATCTATACCCGCGGCTCCTTCATCGGTCGATCATATTCTATCAGCTAACTAGAGAGCCTCTCAATCTTTCGATTAAACCCGCAATTTAAGAAATTGTCGTTCGCAGTCCTTACTCGATTCATCGATCGTCCTCCCATGACTCACTATCTTCGCCCTTGACCCCGGGTTGATCTTCTCGAAGGAATGGAGGCATGAAACACCTAACCTTGCTCTTCATCGCCCTCGTTTTCAGCCCCTTCCTTTCCGCCGAGGAAACTGAGACCCGTCTCACTGAGCTGGACGCCTTTTGGCAGAAGGTATCACTCGCCGTGCAGCAGGGGGATTTCGATTCCTACCAGAGCACATGTCACCCGGATGCTGTGCTGGTCAGCGGGGTGAAGAAGAAAAGTTATCCTCTCGCCGAAGCGCTCAAACGTTGGAAAAAAGAGTTTGACGACACCCGCGACGGCAAGCGCAGGTCACGGGTCGAGTTCCGCTTTTCCCACCGCTACGGCGATGACAAAACCGCACACGAAGAGGGGATGTTCATCTACTCCTACCAAACTCAGGGCGTGGAGTGGCAACACGAATACATCGACCTCGAAGCCCTGCTGGTGAAAAAAGACGGTCAATGGCTGCTGATCATGGAATATCAGAAATCCGTCAGCACCCAGGCCGCGTGGGAAAAGTTGGCCAAGTAAACACCCACTCCTATCCCTGAATTTAGACGCTTGTGCCTAATCCTTAGCCCTCAACTAACAACGCGCAGATCCCAGCATTTCCGCCTTTACGACAATCTTCACAAAGCGCAGAAGATAGAGGCATGATGAAATGTCTCTTCCCCCTGTTCTTTTCACTCAGCCTGAGCCTGACGGCGGCTCCTACGGCCCAGCGTGTTTGGACGTCTACAGCCGGCACCACCGTGGAGGCCTCGGCGGTGAGTTATCAAAAAGGTTCGGTATCGTTCAAGACCAGCGCCGGTCGCGTGATCCGGGTGCCCTTGGAAAAATTAGTCGCCGATGACCAGACGCTGCTGCGTGAGCACTTCGGCATTGTCGAGCCCAAGCCAGGCGAGCCGACCAGCAGCGAGCGCGCATTCATCACCGATGACTTTCCGCACCCCGTGGGCGAAGCGTCCGGACCGATTGAAGCCGGCAATGGCTCCAACTATTACATCTACATCCCCAAAACCCTGCGCAAAGACCGCCCAGTTCCTCTGATGATTTACACCTCGGCCGGTGGCGGCAAGGAGCGGGTGGTGAATCGTTATAAGCTCGGTGCCGAGCTCAATGGCTGGATTATCGCATCCCCAGTAGAATCCAAAAACGGCCCTAGCCACCCGGAGGGTAACTACAAACATAGCAAGCAATGCTTTGAGCATCTCATTGCCACTCTTCCGATCGATCAGGAACGTATCTACTTCTCTGGAGATTCTGGGGGCGGTGCGATGGCTTTTTACAATGCCATGCGCATCCAATCCGCAGGCATCATGCCCTTCGTCGCTTACTCGCCGGAGAATAACTACAAGAAAAAGCACTACTGCTACAGCATCGGAGGGGCCTCTGATTTCAATCGCTATAGCACCGCCAGAGCCGCCGCCCAATATGGCAAACGTGGCATCCACCGCTTTGTCAAAGGTGGCCACACCAATGGACCGGAAGAGGCCGGCGTGGAGGGCATGGTATGGCTCAATGGAATGCACCTCGCCGATACCCGCAAGGACTCGGAGCTGGACGATGATCGACTCGACTTCGAAAGCACACTAATCAACTGGATCAAGGAGCTGACCGAGGAGACACCGCACCGCGCCTACTACTGGTGCGATTTCCTCGTGAACCACTACGAGATCGAAGGAAAAAATGCCTCTCTCGTCGGCCCACTGATGAAAGCTCTGGAAAAGGATCCCAACAACGCTCGCTACGTCGAAGGACTCGAGGCACTGGATGATTTTTCCGATAAATACTTCACCTCAGCCCAAGGCGCCTCCTCGCTGCCTCGCATCAACAAGGCACTGGAGAAGCTCTCAGAGAAATACATCGGTGTGCCTTATATCGAAATGATCTCACTGGAATTGGCCAAACCCATGGCCAAGCCTAAGTAAGGTCGGCGAGTTCCGAGCTGCTCGAGTGTCATCGTTCTGCACAACGGACAACCGCCACCCGACCACAACTTCAGCACTCGTTCCCCGTCCAAACTTGGACAAAAAAACACCCGACTCCACACAGCGGTGAAGTCGGGTGTTAGAAAGTGGTTTCCCAGCCGTTACGCGGTGAGATCCTTGATATCGCCAGCGCAGTTTTTACCGACGGAGGCGATTCCGTTTTTCAAGCCGGATGCTGTTTTGTACATCTGGCTTTGACCGATAATCTGGCCGTTGCCGGACTTCAGCACGAAGTATTGCTTCCCATTGGTGGAGTCCTTGATCTCAAACTTGGACTCATCAGGTCCGTTCTTTTTCACAGAGGCCACGCCGTTTTCACAGCCGCCCTTGTCCTTGTAGGCCTGACCGGTGAGAATGATCTCGCCATTCTTGGCCTTCAGACGGAAATGATACTTCTGGGTTTTTTCGCTTTGATAGATTTCAAACATAATCGTGGGAATAGTTGGTTGTTAGGAGTGGGCCATGATTGCAATCACAGACATTACACGACCCTATCCATAGCTTGAGATGAGGCAAGCTCTCAATTCTGTCACTTCTATCTCCAATTATTTCTTGGGCCCGAGAACGGTATTCCATTGGTCGAGGTTCGCCTTTTGCGCCTTGAACAGAGCATCCGTCGAATCAAGCACCTTGATGCTCTTGATCTTATCGCCTCGTGCGATCTTGTTCACCACGTCCTGTCCCTTGGTCACTTTACCAAAAACGCTGTGCTTCCCGTTCAGGTGAGGCGTGGCATTGTGGGTGATGAAAAACTGCGATCCGTTCGTGCCGGGGCCGGCATTCGCCATGGAGAAGATGCCTGCACTATCGTGCTTCAGTTCAGGGTGAAACTCATCGCCAAAACGATAACCCGGACCACCACGACCCGTGCCGGTAGGATCACCACCCTGGATCATGAAGTTAGGAATCACCCGGTGGAACGTAATGCCATCATAGTAACCCCGCTTGGCAAGGTTGAGGAAATTGGCCACCGTCACCGGGGTCTTGGAAGCTGTCAGAGTGGCTTCGATATCCCCCTTGTCCGTGCTCATCACGATCCGGATATCCTTCACTTCATCACTTTTTTCTTCCTGCGCGTGAACGGAGAAACAACCAGCAACCAGTGCTGTCATCATAGTCAGTAGGTATTTTTTCATCAGGGAATGAAGTAAACCCCATCCCACCCCAGTGCAAGCGGGAATGAGAGATCGCTGGTTGACTGGTTGACTGGTTGACTGGTTGACTGGTTGACTGGTTGATTGGTTGATTGGTTGATTGGTTGATTGGTTGATTGGTTGATTGGTTGATTGGTTGATTGGTTGATTGGTTGATTGGTTGATTGGCTGGTGCTCGGTAGCCGGTAGTCAGTGAGTGTTGGGCATTGACTGGCATGAGGAAGAGGAAGAGCAAGGTCATGGCCGCCCAGACCCGAAGGGTCGACACAAACTAGCGCGGGGTGAAACCCCGGGACCCCGCATCCCCAACACCATCAAGTCCCGGAGGGACGACAGAAGCCCGGCCTCACCAAAACACCCAAACTCTCACCGCATCCCCAAATCGCCTTAACCTTTATTTCCACAACATTCGAAATAATATTTGCCTCACCCCGCCACCATGCGTAGAATCCCGTCACAGATTCGTGATGAACATTGAAGAAACAGCCCTCTGCATGGCCGAACTCGGCCACAAAACCCGCCTCGCGGTCTTCCGCCATCTGGTTCAAGCCGGCAAGACAGGTCTACCCGTTGGCGAGCTCCAGAAGCAGCTTGAAATCCCCGCCTCCACCCTTTCCCACCACATCTCACGCCTGACACGCGCCGGCCTGGTGGTGCAGGAACGTAACGGCACCACCCTCACCTGCCTGCCCCAGTATCAGGTTTTGCAGGAAATGATCGATTTCCTCGTCGATCAATGCTGCTCCGGCGAACCCTGCCTCGACACTCCCTGCGATTGCTAACCGCCCTTTTTTTTCACCTCTTACTTCCATCCTTCCAGAAACAACAAAACAACTACCGTCACCATGAACAACGACCGTAAAATGACCAACATCTTCGAGCGTTACCTGACCGTTTGGGTAGGGCTGTGTATCGTCGCCGGAATTTTGTTAGGAAAAGCGGCACCCGATCTGGCGAAGTCGCTCGACGGCCTCGCCATCCACGTCAACGGCGCCCCGGTGATCTCCATCCCCATCGCCATCTGCCTTTTCCTAATGATGTATCCCATCATGGTGAAAATCGATTTCAACCGCGTGATCAAAGCCGGCAGAAGCGGCAAGCCGGTTTTCCTCACCCTCTTCATCAACTGGTGTGTCAAACCCTTCACCATGTATGCCATCGCCCTGCTGTTCCTCGGTGTCTTGCTGAAAAACATGATCGGCCCCGATGCCATGGATCTGGTGAAAATGCCCTTCGGCCTGGATCTCCCGGTCGGTTCCGAACACGGCGCCGGCACCGTGGTCATGAGCGAGGGCGTGAAAATGCTGCAGATTCCCCTGTGGCGCAGCTACTTCGCCGGCTGTATCCTGTTAGGCATCGCCCCCTGCACCGCCATGGTGCTGGTCTGGGGATATCTCGCCCGAGGTAACGACGGCCTAACACTGGTCATGGTCGCCATCAACTCACTCACCATGCTGGTGCTTTACGGCGTGTTAGGCGGCTTCTTGTTAGGTGTCGGTCAGCTGCCGATTCCTTGGCAGGCCCTGCTCCTCTCCGTCGCCATCTACGTCGCCCTGCCGCTAGTCACCGGCTACTTTTCCAGAAAATGGATCATCTCCGCCAAGGGCGAAACCTGGTTCCAGGAGAAATTCCTCCACCGCCTCACCCCCGTCACCATCGCCGCCCTGTTGTTGACCCTGGTGCTGCTGTTCAGCTTCAAAGGCGAGATCATCCTGGCCAATCCTCTCACCATCGTCTGGATCTCCATCCCCCTAGCCCTGCAGACCCTGCTGATCTTCGCCCTCGGCTACGGTGCGGCCAAGATCATGAAGTTGAAATACGAAGACGCCGCCCCGGTCGCCATGATCGGCGCCTCCAACCACTTCGAGGTCGCCATCGCCACCGCCGTCATGCTCTTCGGCCTCTCCTCAGGCGCCGCCCTCGCCACCGTCGTCGGAGTCCTGATCGAAGTCCCCCTAATGCTCCTCCTCGTCAGCGTCTGCAAAAAGACCCAAGGCTGGTTCGGCGAGCCGTAACACCCGGACACAAAAAAACCACCGATACCGGTGGTTTTTCAGATGGAGGCGGGAGCGGGAATGACCTCGCCCACTCGGTCTGTGCCAGTCTGAAAATTCCCTCCTCCGGGAATTTGTTAATATAAAAGCGTGATACACGCACTGCGTGTGCGCTCAAACCCGGCCTGAGGAAGGGTTCTCATCCCACTCCCGCCTTCGTTGATCAATTTCAAGACCGAGTGAAGCAGGCACAAAAAAACCACCTATACCGGTGGTTTTTCAGATGGAGGCGGGAGCGGGAATCGAACCCGCGATTCGATTCCGTGGATTTTATAGACAAAATAGAACGATTTTATAAGGGTTAGGACGCTATAGGACGCCATAAATATTGACAAATGGCACCACTATGGCACCACCTAATTATGGCCGTTTTAATCAAGAAAGGCACCTCCAAATATTGGCATGCACAGTATCTCGTTCCCACAGATAAAGGGACGTGCGTGAAGGTGAATCGGTCTACAAAAGAAACCTCAAAACGCAAAGCCCTGCTGAAAGCGGTCGAGTTTGAACGCGCTGCGCTGCGAGAAGCAGGGGCAGGCAACGTCAAAGGGAGGAAGATGCTGGCGGTGTTGACCCGAGCGACTGAGCACGCCGAACTAGGCAAGCTGAACGTCACCAAGGCCAGGGAATTCATGGCTGAGATCGTTAAAATAGCCACAGGCGAGGACATGCCTGAATACACGGTTAGAACGTGGACAAAGGAGTGGCTGACTCGGAAATCAGGCAAGGCAGAGTCCTCCCTCAGAGCCTACCGCACAAACGCAAAGCATTTCCTCGAAGGACTCGGCGAGAAGGCCGACCATACATTAGAGAGCATCACCGTTGCGGACATGCGGAAGCTGCGGGACTGGCTCCAGTTCGACGAAAAGGGCGAACGCAAGTCCAGTGTCACTACCGTGAACCAAAAGATGAAAACAGCTTCATCCATTTTCATAACCGCCATGGCTGAAGGTATCACCAACTTCAATCCGGTTGCTGCGCTGGAGAAACTTGAAAACGACGACAAGGTTCAGCGCAAACCTTTCACCAAAAAAGAGGTAGCCGCCTTAGTGAAGCACGCCCCTTCCGAGGAATGGAAAGGTTTGATTCTGTTGGGTGCCTACACAGGTCTGCGCTTGGTGGACTGCGCATCCCTCACGTGGGGAGACATCGACATGACCAACGAAGTGATCGCCACCCTGCCAGCCAAGACCAAGAGAAAGAAAACCGTTGTCCGCATCCCTATCCACCCTGCGCTGGCCAAGTGGCTGAAGACCCGCCCCACGGCAATCAACCCTGCCACACAGGTATTCCCGACGCTTTCCCAATACCTCGGAGCTGGCCGCAACGGTCTCAGCACACAGTTCAACGGAATCATGGAAAAAGCCAAAGTCAGCCGTGGCAAGTCAGTTCAGACAGGCAGTAAAACATTCCACGAGAAAAGCTTCCACAGCCTACGCCACACCCTCACCAGCTGGCTCTCGGACGCTAAGGTTCCGCCTGAAATCCGAATGCAAATCCTCGGTCACAAGTCGGAAGAGGTTCACGCCGGATACACCCATCACCAAGACCACACCCTCAAAACTGCGATGCAGAGCATCCCAAACTTATAACTGATAAACCCATGGCTAAACCTCCTTCACGCGAATTTGTGATCCAACTATTCGGCCAGGAAGCCGATGAAGTGATTCCTGAGAATTTTAAGTTAGAGTGTGTGAAAGCGATTAAAGCCCGATACAGCGCTAATACCAAGCCATCAATTCAGTTCACGTCAGAGGTCGTCTATCCAAAAGAAGCATCTAAAATTGCACTGGAAAAACCAGAATGGTGGTGTCCGTGTTTGCTCCAAGACGGAAGATGGACGCCCGTGGCGATACGCCCAGATTGGCTTGATCTTGAAGAGTGGAAATCAATCGCTCCCGATCCCAACCGTCCACCAAGCACTAATAGCGCGGAGGACGTTATCCACATTTTACTAGAACGGTTATCCGAGCGCAGAGGTCAATACGGCGTAAACCCTGAGACCCTAGAACTGAGCATATCCTCGATTGAGGAAGCGCTCATGTATTTATCGGAAACCAATGATCCTAACGCTTGGGAAGGCGCTTGGAACCTTTTTCTGGCGGGCGTCGCCTGCGCCCAATTATTCACGTCCGAAGAAATCCAAGAACTCACGAAGCTGGGGCAACAATTCAAGTATCATCGAAAAAACACGTCTGACAGGGAATTTGAGGGTCTCAAAAAATGGGAGCAACACGTGGTTACGCTCGCCCGGAACAACCCAGCCATCAAACCCGCCGCCATTATCCAAAGTTTGGTTACAAAGGGATATATCGTTGATGAGGGCGATGACTACCGAGTTAAAAAACATGGAACGCGACCGAATCATCATGCGCTGGTCACTCATATATACAGGCTACGTCGAGATTTCTCATAGACTCAATTGAGCTAAAATCATACATATAGGCCGGTGTATGATTTGAGGTATCGACGCACTGAAATTTCTGCGAATATTGGAGGGCGTCATGAAAACGCCAACCCAAGTAAACGACCCCACGCCACCTTTAAAACCCGAGTGGCTCCGTATCCCTCAGGCCACACAGGTCTTCGGCATCGGCAGGAGCAAGCTCTATGAGCTTATCGCCGAGGGTAAAATCAAATCCGTCTCACTCCGCAAACGCGGCCAAACCAGCGGGACGCGCCTCATCAGCTATGACTCACTGGCCGATTACATCGAGAGCCAGCTAAAACCCCAAATGTAAAAAATCCGCCCTTGCGGGAGCGCAAGAGGCGGATTCTGGAATTGTCTTTGACGGGACACATTCAGACTACTGCATTCATTGCTCCACGCAAGGGCATTTTCAGTTATGAAAATGTCTCTCAAAAAATCCACCGTGCAGGAACACCTGCTCAAAACTCTGCAACCTCATTTGCACCCGCAATGGCGCGGTCAACTTCAGCAGCAATCACCATGGCAAATATACGAGAAACGGGCTGCGAAACACGAGTTTCTTCGCTGCATGTTTCCTATGGATGCTTTGATCTGGCTGGGACGAGTTCACCAATCCGGCCAACAAAAGTATTCTAAGCAATTCCGCCGTGTTTACGATTGGCTTCAACGCCCATTACTCCCGGCTCGATGTGCGGCGGGGATATTCCTACCCGGAGGCTATGCGCGCTCAATAGCCAACATCAAGAGCGCACCATTCATCGTCGTTGAATCGGATGATTTGCTTGGGCGCTCACCACTAACCTCCAGCGAGAGAGAGGCTAATAAAGCGTGGAGCTACGCGCTGATTCAATACCTCGTTGAAGCATGGGGACTGTCTCTAAGGGCAGTAATCGACACAGGCAATAAGAGCCTGCACGCGTGGTTTGATCGCCCCAATCAACACACCTTGAACTGCATCATCCACCTGGCTGAAAGCCATCACATCGACAAACAAATCCTTCTGTATGGACATGCAGCCCCGCTGAGAATGCCAGGCTGCATCCATGAGAAAACCAAACAACCTGCCGAACTATTATACCTAAAATCCTATAGCCAAATAACCCACTAACAACAAAACCATGAAAACAGAAAAAAATTCAGACTCAAAAAACTCCTCCACTACTCCACCTGAGAAGGAACCGGTTGTTTTCAACCCCGCTCACATATACTATTCGACGGAAGGTGGCTGCTACTACATTGATACCGGCGTAATCTTCCGGTCTTACTCACGCAAACCTCCCGTAATAGCTGGCATCACGAGGTTTTTAAAAGCATCAGGCGTTTACAGCGACGACATCAAACCACTACTCGACGAACACATCGACACGATTGAAATTGACCGTGCTGTGGATTGGCAAGGCAAGCTCGCAGGAGCCAAGAGGGGGATCAAAGAATATCGTGGCCGCAGGTTTCTAATCACCGAGGGGCCCAATGTCCCAGTTAGCAAGCCTGGTCAATTCCCTTACATATCGAGCATAATTCGACAAGCATTCCCTGATGAGGATAGTAGGCTCGCATTTTGTGCGTGGCTCAGGGATGGCGTGCGTGCGATCAATACAGGCATCCACCAACCCGCACCAATGGTGGTTCTGGCAGGCAAACGCAAATCAGGCAAATCATTACTCGCCTTCATCACCACCCAGCTCTTCGGCGGCAGGTCAAGCAATCCAATGACTGCATGGTCAGGCAGTCTTCCATGGAATGACAACTTGCTAGCGGCGGAATTACTGCTCATTGATGACGCCGCAGCCAGCACCGATCCCAGGGCGAGGAAAGCTTTTGGCTCCAGATTTAAGGAGTCCATTTACGCAGCAAATGTGGAAATTAATACTCGGCGACAAACCTCCATTTCTATGCGCCCAGTGTGGCGAGTGATGGTGTGCTGTAATGAAACCCCGGAAAACCTATCAGTCATTCCACCATTGGAGGACGGCATTGAGGATAAAATCATGCTGCTCAAAGTATCCACAGTGACCCCGCCAATGCCCGCATGCACCCCCGAAGAGCGAGACGACTTTGCAGCCGCACTTACCGCTGAACTGCCCGCTTTCATGCATTTTTTGGAAAATTTGAAATTGCCTGAGCACCTCATAGATTCACGCTCAGGAGTCATTGCTCTCAAAGACCCAGAGTTGCTCGACGCCGTAACAGATATCTCCCCGGAGAAACGGCTCGAAAATTTACTCCATCTCTCAATCACGCAGGACTTTATGGGGCTCGATGTGGGTGAAAGTCGCTGGATGACTGCCGTAGAGGTTCAGGGCAAGCTACAGGATCGTGATACCCCTACAAGCTACCAAGCAAGCTCACTCCTGAAATTTGATGCCAATGCAGGGAGATACCTCGCCAGCCTCGTCAAGAGTGACAGTCCGTTCGTGACGGCTTCAAAAATCACCAACGGCATTCGCCGCTATCAAATCACACGCCCAGCTGAGTAATCAGGTGGAGAGGTGGAGCAGTCTTTCACCAACATCCCCCCTTCGCTGCAGAGTGCGCTTGAGGGTTTGCCTCGAAGCACGGTAGACCCTCGCAGTGGGGGGGGACACCCTCATTAACACGACTGAATTTCAATAGAAACCCCTCCAGCGATTTTTCCTAACAGGCATCACGACTTACTAACGTGAATCATCAAGTTACGCCTTCCTACCCACTACTGAGGAAACTAACCGATTACGTTCAGCAGGCTCCACAGGCATTCCATATTCTCCGGAAATTGCCTTCCCATCACACGCTAATTCCCGTTAGATTGCGTCTAGATTAGTCGATGTGAAATCCCCTAACTTCCAATACCTTCAGAAACATCATCCACACCTGCATCGTTTGGCGGTCGATGCCGAGGGTTTGTGCATGAGCAGCCCTGATCTCTGCCTCACTCGCCTACGCCAACTCCTGGAGTGCATTCTCACCTCCATATTAGGCAATGATCGTGCTGTCGACAATGCACGCCGCATTTCAGAACTAAAATATCAAGGGACCATTTCAGAGCAGATGTCGGATGCCATGCATCGACTCAGGAAGCTTGGAAACACCGCCACCCATGACGCCGAGGCATCTCCGTCAGAAGCCGTGTTTGGATTGAAATTGGCCCGTGCTATTGCTGTCTGGTTTCACACCCTTCGTAACCCGCAGTTCAAACCCTCCGCGTTTGTGCCGCCTCCTGCCTCCAAAGGTGATTCAGAGGAATTGAAACAGGAACTAGCCAGACTCCGTGAAAAGCTCACCGAGCAGAAACAGGCGACACTGGCCGCGCAGAGCTTAGCCTCTGATTTAGGGCAGGCTAAAAAAGCCGCAGAGGAAGAATCCCGCGCCCAATATGCGGATCTCATGGCAGCCCTAGACCTAGCCACAGAAACCGAAGAAAAACTCAAAAAGGCACAGGACGAGTTCCTTGAAGCTCTCAGCGAAACTGAGAAGGCACCTGAAAAACCGACTCAAAGAGCCATCGATTCTGCTGGCTTGGCATTCGATGAGGAGATGGATGAGGCTACCACTCGGCGAATCATCGACCAGCAGCTCATTGACGCTGGTTGGGAGGCGGATTCCATCAAGCTCCGCCACGCACGGGGAACTCGCCCCAAGCACGGCAGGAATATCGCCATTGCAGAATACCCAACCTCCGGGGGGCCTGCTGACTATGTGCTATTCGCGGGGCTCATTCCCATCGCTGCCGTAGAGGCCAAGCGCGACAACACAGACGTTGCGGGTAAAATTCCTCAGGCTCAGCGCTACTCCCGTGACTTCGTTGCACCCGAAGCAACCACACCCGCCTACGAAGCCGAGGGACGCACCGTGGCATGGGCTGACGATGCCGAAGGGCACTATCACCTGCCATTCGTGTATTCATGCAATGGCAGGCCATTCGTAAAACAGATCAAAGAGAAGTCAGGCACATGGTTCCGTGACGTGCGGAAGCCATCGAATATCAAGCGTCCCCTACACAGCTTCCATAGCCCTGACGGCTTGCTGGACCTGCTGAAAAGGAGCAAAGAAGAAGCTGAGAAAAAGCTCAAAAATGAGGGCTTCACATACCTCAAGCTGCGTGACTACCAGCAGACCGCCATTGAAAAAGTCGAGGCCGCTCTTGAGACAGGCAAAACGGAATGCCTGCTAGCCATGGCTACCGGCACAGGAAAGACACGCACAATCGTTGGCTTGATGTATCGTTTTCTAAAGGCGGAGAGATTCAAGCGCATCCTCTTTTTGGTGGATCGCACCGCTCTGGGGGACCAGGCCTTGGA
It contains:
- a CDS encoding YegP family protein, with protein sequence MFEIYQSEKTQKYHFRLKAKNGEIILTGQAYKDKGGCENGVASVKKNGPDESKFEIKDSTNGKQYFVLKSGNGQIIGQSQMYKTASGLKNGIASVGKNCAGDIKDLTA
- a CDS encoding peptidylprolyl isomerase translates to MTALVAGCFSVHAQEEKSDEVKDIRIVMSTDKGDIEATLTASKTPVTVANFLNLAKRGYYDGITFHRVIPNFMIQGGDPTGTGRGGPGYRFGDEFHPELKHDSAGIFSMANAGPGTNGSQFFITHNATPHLNGKHSVFGKVTKGQDVVNKIARGDKIKSIKVLDSTDALFKAQKANLDQWNTVLGPKK
- a CDS encoding PT domain-containing protein: MTLLFLFLMPVNAQHSLTTGYRAPANQPINQSTNQPINQSTNQPINQSTNQPINQSTSQPVNQSTSQPAISHSRLHWGGMGFTSFPDEKIPTDYDDSTGCWLFLRSRAGRKK
- a CDS encoding ArsR/SmtB family transcription factor; the encoded protein is MNIEETALCMAELGHKTRLAVFRHLVQAGKTGLPVGELQKQLEIPASTLSHHISRLTRAGLVVQERNGTTLTCLPQYQVLQEMIDFLVDQCCSGEPCLDTPCDC
- the arsB gene encoding ACR3 family arsenite efflux transporter — translated: MNNDRKMTNIFERYLTVWVGLCIVAGILLGKAAPDLAKSLDGLAIHVNGAPVISIPIAICLFLMMYPIMVKIDFNRVIKAGRSGKPVFLTLFINWCVKPFTMYAIALLFLGVLLKNMIGPDAMDLVKMPFGLDLPVGSEHGAGTVVMSEGVKMLQIPLWRSYFAGCILLGIAPCTAMVLVWGYLARGNDGLTLVMVAINSLTMLVLYGVLGGFLLGVGQLPIPWQALLLSVAIYVALPLVTGYFSRKWIISAKGETWFQEKFLHRLTPVTIAALLLTLVLLFSFKGEIILANPLTIVWISIPLALQTLLIFALGYGAAKIMKLKYEDAAPVAMIGASNHFEVAIATAVMLFGLSSGAALATVVGVLIEVPLMLLLVSVCKKTQGWFGEP
- a CDS encoding tyrosine-type recombinase/integrase; the encoded protein is MAVLIKKGTSKYWHAQYLVPTDKGTCVKVNRSTKETSKRKALLKAVEFERAALREAGAGNVKGRKMLAVLTRATEHAELGKLNVTKAREFMAEIVKIATGEDMPEYTVRTWTKEWLTRKSGKAESSLRAYRTNAKHFLEGLGEKADHTLESITVADMRKLRDWLQFDEKGERKSSVTTVNQKMKTASSIFITAMAEGITNFNPVAALEKLENDDKVQRKPFTKKEVAALVKHAPSEEWKGLILLGAYTGLRLVDCASLTWGDIDMTNEVIATLPAKTKRKKTVVRIPIHPALAKWLKTRPTAINPATQVFPTLSQYLGAGRNGLSTQFNGIMEKAKVSRGKSVQTGSKTFHEKSFHSLRHTLTSWLSDAKVPPEIRMQILGHKSEEVHAGYTHHQDHTLKTAMQSIPNL
- a CDS encoding helix-turn-helix domain-containing protein, translating into MKTPTQVNDPTPPLKPEWLRIPQATQVFGIGRSKLYELIAEGKIKSVSLRKRGQTSGTRLISYDSLADYIESQLKPQM